The following are encoded in a window of Candidatus Moraniibacteriota bacterium genomic DNA:
- a CDS encoding fibronectin type III domain-containing protein — protein MFQKHKKRIFFFFAFLTLGLFTIPQNSHASTVTWTGTTSTAWTTVTNWNTGTVPTSTDDVVINYTGTNQPTLDVNGGTITIQSLTLGGGASTSTLTMSNGYNGNDTNKKLNVTGNVTILNNGYLTHTANSSAETHRLFMDIGGNLDVQTGGQINVDRKGYGTGYGPGYCGERGAYGGQSENVSCLTYGSIMNPINLGSDSGGGAVILNIFGVTTLNGTISSSSFDAYRGSGGGVNIITHILNGSGSIKTTAMSRSGGGRIAVKLTSGNDFGSVVMQAYGAAAGTIYTETASQGTGNGAVTIDNNNQTSSVFTAIPSTQTWTIKNLVVKNRGKISVPTGTTLILDNPDSVTGLSGVSAIESGIALRGGIFDLPQGSLTIENWALIADLPHTLNGDITVKSGGYMTHSANTNTEAYKMNLTINGNLDVQTGGQINVDRKGYGTGYGPGYCGERGAYGGQSENVSCLTYGSIMNPINLGSDSGGGAVILNIFGVTTLNGTISSSSFDAYRGSGGGVNIITHILNGSGSIKTTAMSRSGGGRIAVKLTSGNDFGSVVMQAYGAAAGTIYTETASQGTGNGAVTIDNNNQTSSVFTAIPSTQTWTIKNLVVKNRGKISVPTGTTLILDNPDSVTGLSGVSAIESGIALRGGIFDLPQGSLTIENWALIADLPHTLNGDITVKSGGYMTHSANTNTEAYKMNLTINGNLDVQTGGQINVDGKGYGIGSGPGYCTSTGSYGGQSTSSCSTYGSILNPINLGSGSHNPPAGGGGGAIILNVSGNSLINGLVSSNGEPVNNNGGSGGSVNINTSLFVGSGAVRSNGNRLSGGGRIAVKLTSGNDFGSVTMQAYGGSSGAAAGTIYTQTASQGSNNGTLTIDNNNQTATVQTLIPQDNFTNNSLSLGNIIVKNKGLLAIPTGTTLNTTGDITIGTLNSSTDTSHIVANGTGTLISTNLTIHGVSGTGASINTNTKGYTPTLGTGAGTTGSLGYGSGGTYGGRGGNSSDGATSPNTYGNDFVPEDLGSGGGKSTGGTGGGDIRIRTNNNLNLYGTISSNGSAGLTNGGGGSGGSINILYAKNFTINGGKLQANGGAGQGGGGGGGGGRIAYAYENKTFTNQTIQTLGGTKGATAPATDGSAGSLKSGYLAGSLISSAFDSSSDANVMGTIEWKENEILPTGSSVTLSLKTAGTKGNLSSSPWIQIAQSTPSSLTTHCTKNNTTVSCTASAIPQDMKDIFEDRFFQYKVDLSSPDLLSQPQVDDVKVGYVVNAFPMIQNVTTTPNTDKTVTITYETKDEDTNTGTNTPGIVTPSFEYYNGSSWINIASNTLAPEDIQNKTVNQDTYTTHSATWTPSLVSESFYLTNAKIRVTVSDNEGANNIARAESNTFTLDTKTPTNPSLLVDASTQDLTIPSTTSVLTLGVSDDSPTQMKISLDENLTNSPWEPFNATVTIKLETDPDIVYTRFKDQYGNETQTIHTTTPETPTRVISQDTSNMLLTPPEYRAFVGFKTIEEPPTGFGNYKLYRSDDATTYTLQNIITSRTTNFLTDATPQPDILYTYKAKTTDTPGNVSFFSQTVTMKANGIQDFGEGGGGSDQTPPVLQNVTVESKDTTTVTITWETDELSDSRVEYATTPNTYTKQTGVSTYADTQAQSGLHRVTLTNLTPNTPYFFRVASTDPQGNTGVNDNNGNGYEVTTNPGPSISGVAVSSASNTQATIFWNTNVPADSVLHYSENKNGSLIDPITLSGSSVLTKNHQVTLDALTQGTTYYFYVTSTDSQGNIANDNNGGNYFQFSTTLDETPPTITNLQTSLISNDKAVITANTDEEASFLLQYRKKGSLTFTQTEQGTTYDRSHYRVLDTLTPDTEYEYQVSVKDINQNESQSDIQTMKTTLDPEYNHAPLSKIHTISDPPKVLTDQKAVITFQTDQAANCILEYGTQSRNYQEVPQTEATGIYDTLHSLHLGGLIFNTTYFYKLLCEDNLGTLIESEEKSFTTKLKQVDSGSEQAESTPPSISGVKVKDITGESAVVSWETDEVGNSLVSYGSVKEYGNMAGDDLVNKNPTKFSTAHSVTLRGLIPSTKYYYSALSYDTAGNIGTSSQQTFQTQSPSSISSIKASSKQIGETTITWKTSTPTTSIVEYGNTENYGQTRKSEELKKDHEIIINNLLENSTYHFRVKGEDESKNLFSSSDSTFEPKSPPQIKEIKIEVLSDREAKVNFLTDTLTDSLVTYKNKNKEEDQKSEGNPSLLQTHSLTLKELTPGENYVLTVRVRDDMGNETLSDEIEFTMQKDETSPTVERVSTDSALSQNGKVQMIINWQTDEDASSSLIYKEGRAGEEKTVNVSSSPTKNHIIVLTSWKPGTLYSYKVIVKDLSGNETITKDYITLTPQTKESVVELIIKNFKEIFAWTGG, from the coding sequence ATGTTTCAAAAACATAAAAAAAGAATCTTTTTTTTCTTCGCATTCCTTACTTTAGGATTGTTTACTATACCCCAAAATTCTCATGCTTCCACTGTAACCTGGACAGGAACAACAAGCACTGCTTGGACTACAGTAACGAACTGGAATACAGGAACTGTTCCTACAAGCACAGATGATGTTGTTATAAATTACACAGGAACGAATCAACCTACACTCGATGTAAATGGTGGAACCATTACTATACAATCTCTTACTCTTGGAGGAGGAGCATCAACTTCTACTCTTACTATGAGTAATGGGTACAACGGAAATGATACAAACAAAAAATTGAATGTTACAGGAAATGTTACGATTCTCAACAATGGTTATCTTACGCATACTGCAAACTCATCTGCAGAAACGCATAGACTTTTTATGGACATAGGAGGGAATCTTGATGTTCAAACCGGAGGACAGATTAATGTAGATAGGAAAGGGTATGGAACAGGATATGGACCAGGATATTGTGGTGAAAGGGGTGCTTATGGAGGACAAAGTGAAAATGTAAGCTGTCTAACATACGGATCTATAATGAATCCTATAAATTTAGGATCTGATAGTGGAGGAGGTGCTGTTATTTTGAATATTTTTGGAGTAACTACCTTAAATGGTACTATTTCATCTAGTAGTTTTGATGCTTATAGAGGGTCTGGAGGAGGTGTAAATATTATCACTCATATTCTTAATGGATCAGGTTCAATTAAGACAACTGCAATGTCTCGTTCTGGTGGTGGACGAATTGCGGTAAAACTTACTTCCGGAAATGACTTCGGATCCGTTGTTATGCAAGCGTATGGTGCAGCTGCCGGCACCATCTACACCGAAACCGCAAGTCAGGGCACGGGAAACGGAGCAGTAACGATTGATAATAACAATCAAACTTCTTCCGTTTTCACTGCTATCCCCTCCACTCAAACATGGACCATTAAAAATCTAGTCGTAAAAAATAGAGGAAAAATCAGCGTTCCTACCGGGACCACTCTCATACTTGATAATCCCGATTCTGTAACCGGACTTTCTGGAGTCTCCGCAATAGAAAGTGGTATCGCTCTTCGAGGAGGAATTTTTGATCTTCCTCAGGGGTCTCTTACTATTGAAAACTGGGCGCTTATTGCAGATCTTCCTCATACGCTCAATGGAGATATTACGGTAAAATCCGGAGGGTATATGACGCATAGCGCTAACACGAATACGGAAGCATACAAAATGAACCTTACAATTAATGGTAATCTCGATGTTCAAACCGGAGGACAGATTAATGTAGATAGGAAAGGGTATGGAACAGGATATGGACCAGGATATTGTGGTGAAAGGGGTGCTTATGGAGGACAAAGTGAAAATGTAAGCTGTCTAACATACGGATCTATAATGAATCCTATAAATTTAGGATCTGATAGTGGAGGAGGTGCTGTTATTTTGAATATTTTTGGAGTAACTACCTTAAATGGTACTATTTCATCTAGTAGTTTTGATGCTTATAGAGGGTCTGGAGGAGGTGTAAATATTATCACTCATATTCTTAATGGATCAGGTTCAATTAAGACAACTGCAATGTCTCGTTCTGGTGGTGGACGAATTGCGGTAAAACTTACTTCCGGAAATGACTTCGGATCCGTTGTTATGCAAGCGTATGGTGCAGCTGCCGGCACCATCTACACCGAAACCGCAAGTCAGGGCACGGGAAACGGAGCAGTAACGATTGATAATAACAATCAAACTTCTTCCGTTTTCACTGCTATCCCCTCCACTCAAACATGGACCATTAAAAATCTAGTCGTAAAAAATAGAGGAAAAATCAGCGTTCCTACCGGGACCACTCTCATACTTGATAATCCCGATTCTGTAACCGGACTTTCTGGAGTCTCCGCAATAGAAAGTGGTATCGCTCTTCGAGGAGGAATTTTTGATCTTCCTCAGGGGTCTCTTACTATTGAAAACTGGGCGCTTATTGCAGATCTTCCTCATACGCTCAATGGAGATATTACGGTAAAATCCGGAGGGTATATGACGCATAGCGCTAACACGAATACGGAAGCATACAAAATGAACCTTACAATTAATGGTAATCTCGATGTTCAAACCGGAGGACAGATTAATGTGGATGGGAAGGGATATGGAATTGGATCTGGACCAGGATATTGTACAAGTACTGGTTCTTATGGGGGTCAGTCAACTTCTTCTTGTTCCACATACGGATCTATATTGAATCCTATAAATTTAGGATCTGGAAGCCATAATCCTCCTGCTGGTGGTGGTGGAGGCGCTATCATTTTGAATGTTAGTGGGAATTCTTTAATAAATGGTTTAGTTTCTTCAAATGGAGAGCCTGTAAATAATAACGGAGGATCCGGTGGAAGTGTAAATATTAATACTAGTTTATTTGTTGGTTCTGGAGCAGTGAGATCAAATGGAAATAGACTTAGTGGAGGTGGTCGCATCGCCGTAAAACTCACCTCTGGAAATGATTTCGGATCCGTCACGATGCAAGCCTACGGAGGTTCTAGTGGAGCAGCAGCCGGAACCATCTACACCCAAACCGCCTCCCAAGGCTCCAACAATGGAACCCTCACCATAGACAACAATAATCAAACAGCTACCGTCCAAACCCTCATCCCCCAAGACAACTTCACCAACAACTCCCTCTCCCTTGGAAACATCATTGTAAAAAACAAAGGACTTCTTGCCATTCCTACAGGAACCACTCTTAACACTACAGGAGACATAACCATAGGAACTCTTAACTCTTCTACTGACACCTCACACATAGTAGCCAATGGAACAGGAACTCTCATTTCTACCAATCTCACTATTCATGGAGTAAGTGGTACAGGAGCATCCATAAACACCAACACGAAAGGTTACACTCCTACTCTTGGAACAGGAGCAGGAACAACAGGCTCTCTTGGATATGGATCAGGAGGAACATATGGAGGAAGAGGAGGAAATAGTAGTGATGGAGCAACTTCCCCTAACACCTATGGAAATGACTTTGTTCCCGAAGATCTTGGAAGTGGAGGAGGAAAGTCTACAGGAGGAACAGGAGGAGGAGATATACGAATCAGAACGAATAACAATCTCAACCTCTATGGAACCATATCCAGTAACGGTAGCGCTGGACTCACCAATGGTGGAGGAGGATCAGGAGGATCTATAAACATACTCTATGCAAAAAACTTCACCATAAACGGTGGAAAGCTTCAAGCCAATGGTGGGGCGGGACAAGGTGGTGGAGGAGGAGGGGGAGGAGGAAGAATCGCCTATGCCTATGAAAACAAAACATTTACCAATCAAACGATTCAAACACTCGGAGGAACAAAAGGAGCTACCGCACCTGCAACTGATGGAAGCGCAGGTTCACTTAAATCTGGATACCTTGCTGGTTCTCTTATCTCTTCAGCATTTGATTCCAGTAGTGATGCTAATGTCATGGGAACAATAGAATGGAAAGAAAATGAAATACTCCCAACAGGTTCTTCAGTAACTCTTTCTCTCAAAACTGCAGGAACGAAAGGAAATCTTTCTTCTTCCCCCTGGATACAAATAGCACAATCTACTCCCTCTTCTCTTACTACACATTGTACAAAAAACAATACAACGGTAAGTTGCACAGCCAGTGCTATCCCTCAAGATATGAAAGATATCTTTGAAGATCGCTTCTTTCAATACAAAGTAGATCTTTCTTCTCCTGACCTTCTTTCTCAACCTCAAGTCGATGATGTAAAAGTAGGCTATGTTGTGAATGCTTTCCCTATGATTCAAAATGTAACCACTACTCCCAATACTGATAAAACAGTAACTATCACGTACGAAACAAAAGATGAAGATACCAATACCGGAACCAATACTCCAGGAATAGTTACTCCGAGCTTTGAATACTACAATGGAAGTAGTTGGATCAATATCGCTTCCAATACTCTAGCTCCCGAAGATATACAAAACAAAACAGTGAATCAAGATACGTACACAACACACAGTGCTACCTGGACTCCTTCTCTCGTAAGTGAATCTTTCTATCTTACCAATGCAAAAATCCGTGTAACCGTAAGTGACAATGAAGGAGCGAATAATATCGCACGAGCTGAATCAAATACCTTTACCCTCGATACAAAAACTCCCACCAATCCCTCCCTCCTTGTTGATGCTTCCACTCAAGACCTCACCATTCCCTCCACCACATCTGTTCTTACTCTTGGAGTCAGTGATGACTCTCCAACACAGATGAAGATTTCTCTTGACGAAAACCTTACCAACTCTCCTTGGGAACCTTTTAATGCAACGGTAACAATAAAACTCGAAACTGATCCCGACATTGTCTATACTCGCTTCAAAGATCAATACGGGAATGAAACACAAACCATACACACAACTACTCCAGAAACTCCTACACGAGTCATTTCTCAAGATACGAGTAATATGCTTCTTACCCCTCCAGAATACCGAGCCTTCGTAGGATTCAAAACAATAGAAGAACCTCCAACAGGATTCGGAAACTACAAACTCTATAGAAGTGATGACGCTACTACCTATACGCTTCAAAATATCATAACCTCAAGAACAACAAACTTCCTTACTGATGCTACCCCACAACCAGACATTCTCTACACCTACAAAGCAAAGACAACAGACACACCAGGAAATGTTTCTTTCTTCTCACAAACCGTTACGATGAAAGCAAATGGTATTCAAGACTTCGGAGAAGGTGGAGGAGGATCAGATCAAACCCCTCCTGTTCTACAAAACGTAACCGTAGAATCTAAAGACACCACAACCGTAACTATCACATGGGAAACAGATGAACTCTCTGACTCTCGTGTAGAATATGCAACCACTCCCAACACCTATACCAAACAAACAGGAGTCTCTACCTATGCTGACACCCAAGCACAATCAGGACTTCATAGAGTCACTCTTACCAACCTCACACCAAACACTCCCTACTTCTTTAGAGTTGCCTCTACTGATCCTCAAGGCAATACCGGAGTCAATGACAATAATGGCAATGGATATGAAGTCACAACGAATCCTGGACCTTCTATCAGTGGTGTAGCGGTATCAAGTGCTTCTAACACACAAGCAACCATATTCTGGAATACGAATGTCCCTGCAGACTCTGTACTCCATTACAGTGAAAACAAGAATGGATCTCTTATCGATCCTATCACTCTCTCCGGATCAAGTGTTCTTACAAAAAATCATCAAGTAACCTTAGATGCTCTTACTCAAGGAACCACCTACTATTTCTACGTTACCTCCACCGACTCACAAGGAAACATTGCCAATGACAATAATGGAGGAAACTATTTTCAATTCTCTACAACACTCGACGAAACACCTCCTACCATAACGAATCTTCAAACATCTCTTATCTCAAATGACAAAGCAGTTATTACAGCAAACACAGATGAAGAAGCATCCTTCCTCCTTCAGTACAGAAAAAAAGGAAGCCTTACCTTCACACAAACAGAACAAGGAACAACATACGATAGATCTCACTACAGGGTACTCGATACTCTTACTCCTGATACAGAGTATGAATATCAAGTGAGTGTTAAAGATATCAATCAAAACGAATCACAGAGTGATATACAAACAATGAAAACAACCTTAGATCCAGAATACAATCATGCACCTCTTTCAAAGATTCATACTATCAGTGATCCTCCTAAAGTACTCACTGATCAAAAAGCAGTCATAACCTTCCAGACGGATCAAGCAGCAAACTGCATCCTTGAATATGGAACCCAATCAAGAAACTACCAAGAAGTTCCTCAAACAGAAGCGACAGGAATCTATGACACACTCCATTCCCTGCATCTTGGAGGACTCATCTTTAACACAACCTACTTCTACAAACTTCTTTGTGAAGATAATCTTGGAACCCTCATAGAGAGTGAAGAAAAAAGCTTCACAACAAAACTCAAACAAGTAGACAGTGGAAGTGAACAAGCAGAATCTACTCCTCCCTCTATCTCAGGAGTCAAAGTCAAAGACATTACAGGAGAGAGTGCAGTCGTCAGTTGGGAGACGGATGAAGTGGGGAATAGTTTGGTGAGTTATGGGAGTGTAAAAGAGTATGGAAATATGGCGGGAGATGATTTGGTAAATAAAAATCCTACTAAATTTTCCACAGCGCATAGCGTAACCCTACGAGGTCTCATCCCATCTACAAAATACTATTATTCTGCACTTTCCTACGACACCGCCGGAAACATAGGCACCTCCTCCCAACAAACCTTCCAAACGCAATCTCCTTCTTCCATCTCTTCCATTAAAGCTTCTTCCAAACAAATAGGGGAAACAACTATCACATGGAAAACTTCCACTCCCACTACCTCTATTGTTGAATATGGAAACACAGAAAACTATGGACAAACAAGAAAAAGTGAAGAACTCAAAAAAGATCATGAAATTATCATAAACAATCTTTTAGAAAACTCTACCTACCACTTCCGAGTAAAAGGAGAAGATGAATCAAAAAATCTCTTCTCTTCTTCCGACTCTACCTTTGAACCAAAGTCTCCACCACAAATCAAAGAAATCAAGATAGAAGTTCTTTCAGACAGAGAAGCAAAAGTAAACTTCCTTACTGATACTCTTACCGACTCTCTTGTAACCTACAAAAACAAAAACAAAGAAGAAGATCAAAAGAGTGAAGGAAATCCCTCCCTCCTCCAAACTCACTCCCTCACCCTCAAAGAACTCACTCCTGGAGAAAACTACGTTCTTACTGTACGAGTCAGAGATGATATGGGAAATGAAACTCTCTCTGATGAGATAGAATTCACTATGCAAAAAGATGAAACTTCTCCTACAGTAGAAAGAGTCTCTACCGACTCCGCTCTTTCACAAAACGGAAAAGTACAAATGATTATTAACTGGCAAACAGATGAAGATGCTTCTTCCTCCCTCATCTACAAAGAAGGAAGAGCAGGAGAAGAAAAAACAGTGAATGTAAGTTCTTCCCCAACAAAGAATCACATCATTGTACTCACCTCTTGGAAACCAGGAACTCTCTACTCTTACAAAGTCATAGTAAAAGATCTGAGTGGGAATGAAACCATAACCAAAGACTACATCACCCTTACACCACAAACAAAAGAATCTGTTGTAGAACTCATCATAAAGAACTTCAAAGAAATCTTTGCTTGGACGGGAGGGTAG
- a CDS encoding metallophosphoesterase: protein MFHFEEMTLSPKKILGNFLSESGDWEKDPSCDRFGVISDIHNDCLAARTTLEQRGILDSDGEWKKGISRIHLVFTGDNVNKDSPESETFRFLKHLKKTAPEHCEVTVLVGNHEIDLLLRSADGEKCLKKKEIKFLKNCEIVYKKGSILFLHGYPTRELLQELLVQYEENNGDVATSDWVVNQRFSEIVSTLLEERPLGIDKKETLHSCDFGSTEKHLGGLTEDQYYKEYGEEISTLLKRMGVTLVVHGHKKNISGGQRMEEYIPGVCMIDNDVALAEGSNPHHKHRIGLTEITTRPDKQIGIGCLYKKNIDSHGNIKMKYGTVSTTEGNG, encoded by the coding sequence ATGTTTCATTTTGAGGAGATGACTTTGTCTCCAAAGAAAATTTTGGGCAATTTTCTTTCAGAGAGTGGAGACTGGGAAAAAGATCCTTCTTGTGATCGGTTTGGGGTAATATCTGATATTCATAATGATTGTTTGGCGGCTCGTACTACATTAGAACAGCGAGGAATTTTAGATTCTGATGGAGAATGGAAGAAGGGAATTTCTCGGATACATTTAGTATTTACAGGGGATAATGTAAATAAAGATTCACCTGAAAGCGAAACATTTCGTTTTCTAAAACATTTAAAGAAAACCGCACCAGAACATTGTGAAGTGACGGTGCTTGTTGGAAATCATGAGATTGATCTTCTTTTAAGGAGTGCAGATGGAGAAAAATGTCTTAAAAAAAAGGAGATAAAGTTTTTAAAAAATTGTGAAATTGTTTATAAAAAAGGATCCATTTTATTTTTGCATGGATATCCAACACGAGAACTCCTCCAGGAGCTTCTGGTTCAATATGAAGAAAATAATGGTGATGTGGCAACTTCTGATTGGGTAGTAAATCAAAGATTTTCGGAAATAGTATCCACTCTTTTAGAAGAAAGACCTTTAGGAATAGACAAAAAAGAAACACTTCATTCATGTGATTTTGGTAGCACGGAGAAACATCTGGGTGGATTGACGGAGGATCAATATTATAAAGAATATGGAGAAGAGATTTCTACTCTTTTAAAAAGGATGGGCGTTACTCTCGTGGTGCATGGACATAAAAAAAATATTTCAGGCGGACAACGAATGGAGGAATATATTCCGGGTGTTTGTATGATAGATAATGATGTTGCTCTCGCTGAAGGTTCTAATCCGCATCATAAGCATAGAATTGGACTGACTGAAATAACGACGCGTCCTGATAAGCAGATAGGAATAGGATGTCTTTATAAGAAGAATATAGATTCTCATGGGAATATAAAAATGAAATATGGAACAGTGTCGACTACAGAGGGGAATGGATGA